The following are encoded in a window of Mycobacterium vicinigordonae genomic DNA:
- a CDS encoding aspartate carbamoyltransferase catalytic subunit yields MMARHLLAAGDLSRDEATAILDDADRFAQALVGRDIKKLPTLRGRTVITMFYENSTRTRVSFEVAGKWMSADVVNVSASGSSVGKGESLRDTALTLRAAGADALIIRHPASGAAQLLAEWTAGAHGGPSVINAGDGTHEHPTQALLDALTIRQRLGGFDGRRIVIVGDILHSRVARSNVMLLHTLGAEVVLVAPPTLLPRGVESWPVTVSNDFDAELPAADGVLMLRVQAERMTGGFFPSAREYSTLYGLSARRQALLPGHAVVLHPGPMLRGMEISSSVADSSQSAVLQQVSNGVHVRMAVLFHVLVGAEEVAA; encoded by the coding sequence ATGATGGCTAGGCATCTGCTCGCGGCCGGCGACCTGAGCCGCGACGAGGCGACCGCGATCCTCGACGACGCCGACCGGTTCGCCCAGGCGCTGGTCGGCCGCGACATCAAGAAGCTGCCGACGCTGCGCGGGCGGACCGTGATCACCATGTTCTACGAGAACTCCACCCGTACCCGGGTGTCCTTCGAGGTGGCCGGCAAATGGATGAGCGCGGACGTGGTGAACGTCAGTGCTTCCGGTTCCTCGGTGGGTAAAGGAGAATCGTTGCGCGACACCGCGCTGACCCTGCGAGCGGCCGGGGCCGACGCGCTGATCATCCGTCACCCAGCGTCCGGCGCCGCGCAGCTGCTGGCGGAGTGGACAGCCGGCGCGCACGGCGGCCCCTCGGTGATCAACGCCGGCGACGGCACCCACGAGCACCCCACCCAGGCGCTGCTGGACGCCCTGACCATCCGGCAACGCCTCGGGGGCTTCGACGGTCGCCGCATCGTGATCGTCGGCGACATCCTGCACAGCCGGGTCGCGCGGTCCAACGTGATGCTGTTGCACACGTTGGGCGCCGAGGTGGTGCTGGTGGCCCCGCCCACCCTGCTGCCGCGCGGTGTCGAAAGCTGGCCGGTGACCGTGTCCAACGACTTCGACGCCGAACTGCCCGCCGCCGACGGCGTGCTGATGTTGCGCGTGCAGGCTGAGCGGATGACCGGCGGCTTCTTCCCCTCCGCGCGGGAGTACTCGACCCTGTACGGGTTGTCCGCCCGCCGCCAGGCGCTGCTGCCCGGCCATGCCGTGGTGCTGCACCCGGGGCCGATGCTGCGCGGAATGGAGATTTCCTCATCGGTGGCCGATTCATCGCAATCGGCTGTGCTGCAACAGGTTTCCAATGGTGTGCATGTGCGAATGGCGGTGCTGTTCCATGTGCTGGTGGGGGCAGAAGAGGTCGCGGCATGA
- a CDS encoding PE family protein yields MSYLIATPDGIAAASAQLTEIGSAIRQANAAAAISTTTIVTAAQDEVSMAISALFGDYAQQYRALSAQVALFHDQFVQTITGSGLSYATAEAAAASQLQTWGQDLLAVINAPTNALLGRPLIGNGTDGAAGTGQSGGAGGILLGNGGRGGSGAPGQAGGAGGSAGLFGDGGVGGQGGNATAPGGAGGAGGAGGAGGWLAGSGGAGGMGGNGKAGGPAGLLGLAGGAGGAGGAGGADRALLGFSGGAGGAGGNGGAGSAGGVGVSGGGTGGLGMSGGAGGAGGAGGANSGLFGLGALFGSGGDGGLGGAGGLGGAGGAGGIGVATNGGMGGHGGGGGSAGAGGAAGTAGLLGLTAGHVGAAGIGGDGGQGGDGGDGGAGQTLAGTGYKGGTGGAGGNGGSAGDGGTHGDGGNGGKGGAGGDGYSYTTAKGTGGNGGGGGDGGGGGAGGDVGTGTGSGGIGGTGGQGGSGGSGGSGDSNTGDPTLTTVGGQGGNGGHGGTGGVGGGTPNGGTNGNGGDGGGGGAGGHGGANSTGIKSLVSTIGGGGGGGGAGGGGGDAGTGSGNAGHGGAGGTGGGGGAGGTATSVFAGTTQAEGVGGGGGGGGLGSGPSATSGGSGGGGGGGGAGGVAAQGSAFGGGGGGGGASNSITHAAGNGGAGGDAFNYSGGVKKHYSGGTAGTFGLGTGGGGGGGAVADSPVNSGDGGPGTNGDLGGAGGAGATGHANGGGNGGAVGASTNAGGSGGFSSNSPLGNGSKGQSS; encoded by the coding sequence TTGTCGTACTTGATCGCCACACCGGATGGCATTGCGGCCGCATCCGCACAGCTAACAGAAATAGGTTCGGCGATTCGGCAGGCCAACGCGGCGGCGGCGATTTCAACGACGACGATCGTGACCGCCGCGCAAGACGAAGTATCAATGGCGATTTCTGCGCTGTTCGGCGACTACGCGCAGCAGTATCGGGCTTTGAGCGCCCAGGTCGCGCTGTTCCACGACCAGTTCGTACAGACCATCACCGGCAGCGGGCTGAGCTACGCAACCGCCGAGGCAGCTGCCGCGTCGCAGCTGCAGACCTGGGGACAGGACCTATTGGCGGTCATCAATGCGCCGACCAACGCGCTGCTGGGGCGTCCCCTGATTGGTAATGGCACCGACGGGGCTGCGGGGACCGGTCAATCCGGCGGGGCCGGCGGCATCCTGTTGGGCAACGGTGGCCGAGGCGGTTCCGGAGCCCCTGGACAAGCTGGTGGAGCGGGCGGGTCGGCGGGTCTCTTCGGCGATGGCGGCGTCGGCGGGCAAGGCGGTAATGCCACTGCCCCAGGCGGCGCCGGCGGCGCTGGTGGCGCGGGCGGTGCGGGGGGATGGCTGGCCGGCAGCGGCGGGGCCGGCGGGATGGGCGGTAACGGGAAAGCTGGCGGCCCGGCCGGTCTGCTCGGCTTGGCCGGTGGGGCCGGTGGGGCCGGTGGGGCCGGTGGCGCAGACAGAGCGTTGCTGGGCTTTTCGGGCGGTGCCGGCGGCGCTGGCGGTAACGGTGGCGCAGGGAGCGCCGGTGGCGTGGGCGTCTCGGGCGGTGGAACCGGCGGGCTCGGTATGAGCGGTGGCGCCGGTGGCGCCGGCGGCGCCGGTGGCGCCAACTCGGGGTTATTCGGGCTTGGCGCGCTATTCGGTAGCGGCGGCGACGGCGGGCTGGGCGGTGCCGGCGGCCTCGGAGGCGCGGGCGGTGCGGGCGGCATCGGCGTTGCGACGAACGGCGGCATGGGCGGCCACGGCGGTGGCGGTGGTAGCGCCGGAGCGGGCGGAGCCGCTGGCACGGCCGGGCTACTGGGTTTGACCGCAGGCCACGTCGGGGCTGCGGGCATCGGCGGCGACGGCGGCCAGGGTGGCGACGGTGGCGACGGTGGCGCCGGCCAGACCCTCGCGGGCACGGGTTACAAGGGAGGCACGGGAGGTGCCGGCGGCAATGGCGGCAGCGCAGGTGATGGCGGAACCCATGGCGACGGCGGTAACGGCGGCAAGGGTGGTGCGGGCGGAGACGGCTACAGCTATACCACCGCGAAAGGCACCGGCGGCAATGGTGGCGGCGGTGGCGACGGTGGTGGGGGCGGCGCGGGCGGCGACGTCGGCACCGGCACGGGCAGCGGTGGAATTGGCGGTACCGGCGGGCAGGGTGGTAGCGGCGGCTCGGGCGGCAGCGGCGACAGCAATACGGGAGATCCGACTCTGACCACTGTCGGTGGGCAGGGTGGTAACGGCGGCCACGGCGGAACCGGCGGCGTCGGAGGCGGCACCCCCAACGGGGGCACCAACGGCAACGGCGGCGACGGTGGCGGCGGCGGGGCGGGCGGTCACGGCGGCGCCAACTCCACCGGCATCAAGTCCCTAGTGTCCACCATCGGCGGCGGAGGCGGCGGCGGGGGCGCGGGTGGCGGAGGGGGTGACGCAGGTACCGGCAGCGGTAACGCCGGCCACGGGGGGGCCGGAGGTACCGGCGGCGGCGGCGGAGCCGGGGGCACCGCTACCTCGGTGTTTGCCGGCACTACTCAGGCCGAGGGCGTAGGCGGCGGTGGCGGCGGAGGCGGACTCGGATCCGGCCCCTCGGCCACTAGCGGCGGATCAGGCGGCGGGGGTGGCGGCGGCGGGGCAGGTGGCGTGGCGGCGCAAGGTTCGGCCTTTGGTGGTGGTGGGGGCGGTGGCGGCGCCTCGAACTCCATTACCCACGCGGCTGGCAATGGTGGCGCGGGAGGTGACGCCTTCAACTACTCCGGTGGCGTTAAGAAGCACTACAGCGGCGGCACAGCCGGAACATTCGGTCTCGGCACCGGCGGGGGCGGCGGCGGCGGCGCCGTCGCCGATAGTCCTGTCAATAGCGGTGACGGCGGTCCGGGTACCAATGGTGATCTTGGAGGTGCCGGAGGCGCCGGGGCAACCGGCCACGCGAACGGTGGCGGCAACGGAGGCGCTGTTGGCGCCTCCACAAACGCCGGCGGATCCGGGGGGTTCAGCAGTAATTCGCCCCTCGGCAACGGCAGCAAAGGCCAGTCCAGCTAG
- a CDS encoding cytochrome b5-like heme/steroid binding domain-containing protein, translating into MTNDVPEVQERGTDPRPGPPPGGGPPVLPDVWVYNGRAYDLSDWIDKHPGGAFFIGRTKNRDITAIIASYHRDPKVVERILQRRYSLGREATPRDIHPKHNAPPFLFKEGFDSRRDTPHYRFDNNEDLMHRVKARLTEPALAARIKLMDRLFNIVAVLLAIGYFGVQALRLVEPRWMPLWAFVFAMVVLRSSLVGYGHYSLHRAQRGLNRVFSNTFDLNYIALALVVADGHTLLHHPYTQSAVDIKKNVFTMMMGLPRLYRVPVHTVHKFGHTVTGMAVRIADVWNMTRKVGVEEGYGSWRNALPHFLGSSGVRLLLVTEMIVFLAAGDFWAWALQFFATLWVSTFMVVASHEFEDEDPDAPEPTAAGQDWAVDQVEHAHDLKVIGNRYVDCFLSAGLSSHRVHHVLPFQRSGFANIVTEDVLHEESARFGVEWLPPKSFLTDRLPKLCRTYLLSASRPAREHNWGVLREHLSPTAFKDSVNYVVAGFVGIGSV; encoded by the coding sequence ATGACCAATGACGTCCCGGAGGTACAGGAGCGCGGGACCGACCCGCGCCCCGGACCTCCGCCGGGCGGAGGGCCCCCCGTACTGCCCGACGTATGGGTCTACAACGGACGGGCCTACGACCTGAGCGACTGGATCGACAAGCATCCCGGCGGTGCATTCTTCATCGGGCGCACCAAAAACCGTGACATCACCGCGATTATCGCGTCGTACCACCGCGATCCAAAGGTAGTCGAGCGCATACTTCAGCGCCGCTATTCGCTGGGGCGCGAAGCAACGCCGCGCGACATCCATCCCAAGCACAACGCCCCGCCGTTCCTGTTCAAGGAGGGCTTCGACAGCCGGCGCGATACGCCGCACTACCGGTTCGACAACAACGAGGACCTGATGCACCGGGTCAAGGCGCGGCTGACCGAGCCGGCGCTGGCCGCGCGAATCAAGTTGATGGACCGCCTTTTCAACATAGTCGCGGTGCTGCTGGCGATCGGCTATTTCGGTGTGCAGGCGCTGCGCCTGGTCGAGCCGCGGTGGATGCCGTTATGGGCCTTCGTTTTCGCGATGGTCGTGCTGCGCAGTTCGTTGGTCGGCTACGGCCACTACTCGTTGCACCGGGCGCAACGAGGCCTGAATCGGGTGTTCTCCAACACTTTTGACCTGAATTACATCGCGCTGGCCCTGGTGGTCGCCGATGGTCACACGCTGCTGCACCACCCGTACACGCAGAGCGCAGTGGACATCAAGAAGAACGTGTTCACCATGATGATGGGGTTGCCCAGGCTGTATCGGGTACCCGTGCACACCGTTCACAAGTTCGGCCACACCGTTACCGGCATGGCGGTGCGGATCGCGGACGTGTGGAACATGACCCGCAAGGTGGGTGTCGAGGAAGGATATGGCAGCTGGCGCAACGCACTACCGCACTTCCTCGGATCCTCGGGGGTGCGGTTGCTGCTGGTGACCGAGATGATCGTCTTCCTGGCCGCCGGAGACTTCTGGGCCTGGGCGCTGCAGTTCTTCGCCACGCTGTGGGTCAGCACGTTCATGGTGGTGGCCAGTCACGAATTCGAGGACGAAGATCCCGATGCCCCCGAGCCCACGGCGGCCGGGCAAGACTGGGCCGTGGACCAGGTCGAGCATGCCCACGACCTGAAGGTGATCGGCAACCGCTACGTCGACTGCTTCCTGTCAGCCGGCCTGAGCTCGCACCGTGTGCATCACGTATTGCCGTTCCAGCGCAGCGGTTTCGCCAATATCGTGACCGAAGACGTGTTGCATGAAGAGTCGGCGCGATTCGGGGTGGAATGGTTGCCGCCGAAGAGTTTTCTCACCGATCGGCTTCCCAAGCTCTGTCGCACCTATCTATTGTCGGCGTCGCGTCCGGCGCGAGAACACAACTGGGGTGTACTGCGCGAGCACCTCTCGCCCACGGCGTTCAAGGACAGCGTCAACTACGTGGTAGCCGGCTTCGTCGGAATCGGGTCGGTATGA
- a CDS encoding LppX_LprAFG lipoprotein — protein sequence MEARTRLPRPRLRRRLVPLPRRRPPVRRRRPRRKPSSCCRTASKATTGLHSLHVNLQTADITTLPMESVNADVTNQPQELGGQAVGDAMIRLQPQAPAVPKQFVVTKKTMYTKDDTGKYTSAGPADKDLRPGV from the coding sequence GTGGAAGCAAGAACTCGACTACCGCGTCCTCGACTTCGGCGACGTCTGGTTCCGCTGCCTCGTCGGCGACCTCCGGTTCGTCGGCGGCGCCCTCGGCGGAAGCCCAGCAGCTGCTGCAGGACAGCTTCCAAGGCGACCACCGGGCTGCACTCCCTGCACGTCAACCTGCAGACCGCCGATATCACCACCTTGCCGATGGAGTCGGTCAACGCCGACGTCACCAACCAGCCGCAGGAACTCGGGGGACAGGCGGTCGGTGACGCCATGATCCGACTGCAGCCTCAGGCACCCGCGGTGCCCAAGCAGTTCGTGGTCACCAAGAAGACCATGTACACCAAGGACGACACCGGCAAGTACACCTCGGCCGGACCCGCAGACAAAGATCTACGACCCGGGGTGTAG
- the pyrR gene encoding bifunctional pyr operon transcriptional regulator/uracil phosphoribosyltransferase PyrR, which yields MCAAQKSRELMSAADVGRTISRMAHQIIEKTALDNPDSTRVVLLGIPTRGVTLANRLAANIAEYSGVDVDHGSLDITLYRDDLMIKPPRPLEVTSIPADGINGALVILVDDVLYSGRSTRSALDALRDVGRPRAVQLAVLVDRGHRELPVRADYVGKNVPTSRSESVHVQLSEHDGRDGVVITR from the coding sequence ATGTGTGCTGCCCAGAAATCGCGAGAGTTGATGTCAGCGGCCGACGTTGGTCGCACAATCTCCCGCATGGCGCATCAGATCATCGAGAAGACCGCCCTGGACAACCCCGATTCGACGCGGGTGGTGCTGCTCGGCATCCCCACTCGTGGAGTGACTCTGGCCAATCGCCTGGCCGCCAACATCGCCGAATACAGCGGCGTCGACGTCGACCACGGCTCCCTGGATATCACGCTCTACCGCGACGACCTGATGATCAAACCGCCGCGACCCCTGGAAGTGACCTCGATCCCGGCCGACGGCATCAACGGAGCGCTGGTGATCCTGGTCGACGATGTGCTGTATTCCGGGCGCTCCACCCGTTCGGCCCTGGATGCGTTACGTGACGTCGGCCGCCCGCGCGCTGTGCAGTTGGCCGTTTTGGTCGACCGCGGCCACCGCGAATTGCCGGTACGCGCCGACTACGTCGGCAAGAACGTGCCCACCTCGCGCAGCGAGAGCGTGCATGTGCAACTCAGCGAACATGACGGCAGAGACGGGGTGGTGATAACCCGATGA
- a CDS encoding dihydroorotase has protein sequence MSVLIRGVRLYGEGEPVDVLVDKVGYGSQIAEIGPKLDIPDDADVIDATGQILLPGFVDLHTHLREPGREYAEDIETGSAAAALGGYTAVFAMANTDPVADSPVVTDHVWHRGQQVGLVDVHPVGAVTVGLAGKELTEMGMMAAGAAQVRMFSDDGICVHDPLVMRRALEYATGLGVLIAQHAEEPRLTVGAVAHEGPAAARLGLAGWPRAAEDSIVARDAILARDAGARVHICHASTAGTVEILKWAKGQGISITAEVTPHHLLLDDSRLASYDGRNRVNPPLREASDAVALRQALADGIIDCVATDHAPHAEHEKCVEFCAARPGMLGLQTALSVVVATMVQPGLLSWRDVARVMSENPARIAGLPDQGRPLRVGEPANLTVIDPEASWTVAGDELASRSANTPYESMTFPATVTATLLRGKITARDGKSPV, from the coding sequence ATGAGCGTGCTGATCCGGGGTGTCCGGCTCTACGGCGAGGGCGAGCCCGTTGATGTGTTGGTCGACAAGGTGGGCTATGGATCGCAGATCGCCGAGATCGGTCCGAAACTCGATATCCCCGACGACGCAGACGTTATCGACGCCACCGGCCAGATCCTGCTGCCCGGCTTCGTCGACCTCCACACCCACCTGCGTGAACCGGGCCGCGAATACGCCGAGGACATCGAAACCGGTTCGGCCGCAGCCGCTCTCGGGGGGTATACGGCGGTATTCGCGATGGCCAATACGGACCCGGTCGCCGACAGCCCCGTGGTCACCGATCACGTCTGGCATCGCGGCCAGCAGGTCGGTCTAGTCGACGTGCATCCGGTCGGCGCGGTCACCGTCGGGCTGGCCGGCAAGGAACTCACCGAGATGGGCATGATGGCCGCGGGCGCCGCCCAGGTGCGGATGTTCTCCGATGATGGCATCTGCGTGCACGACCCGCTGGTGATGCGCCGCGCTCTGGAGTACGCGACCGGGCTTGGCGTTCTGATCGCACAGCACGCCGAAGAACCCCGGCTGACCGTCGGCGCCGTCGCTCACGAGGGGCCGGCAGCCGCACGGCTCGGACTCGCCGGCTGGCCGCGTGCCGCCGAGGACTCGATCGTCGCGCGCGACGCCATTCTGGCGCGCGATGCCGGCGCCCGCGTGCACATCTGCCACGCGTCCACCGCGGGCACCGTCGAAATCCTGAAATGGGCTAAAGGCCAAGGTATTTCGATTACAGCCGAGGTAACCCCGCACCACCTGCTGCTCGACGACAGCCGGCTGGCCAGCTACGACGGGCGTAACCGGGTCAACCCGCCGCTGCGCGAGGCCTCCGACGCGGTCGCGCTGCGCCAGGCGCTGGCCGACGGGATCATCGACTGCGTGGCCACCGATCACGCCCCGCACGCCGAGCACGAAAAGTGTGTCGAATTCTGCGCGGCGCGCCCGGGGATGCTTGGCCTGCAGACCGCGTTGTCGGTAGTGGTGGCGACCATGGTGCAGCCCGGGCTGTTGAGCTGGCGAGATGTGGCGCGGGTGATGAGCGAGAACCCGGCGCGCATTGCGGGGCTGCCAGACCAGGGCCGCCCGCTGCGGGTGGGGGAACCGGCCAACCTCACCGTGATCGACCCCGAGGCCAGCTGGACGGTCGCCGGCGACGAGCTGGCCAGCCGCTCGGCCAACACCCCCTACGAGTCGATGACGTTCCCTGCCACGGTGACCGCGACCTTGCTGCGCGGGAAGATCACCGCCAGGGACGGGAAGAGTCCGGTATGA
- a CDS encoding type III polyketide synthase, which produces MSTPEGGVVVPAAEVDEIGLTQLPPAPPTTVAVIEGIATGWPQRTVGQADAAARVVELFDDPKQRQRIPRLYEKTRIDTRRMAIDPLDPDFDAFRSDPATIRDRMNMFFDHAVPLAVDVSRRALADLPYGADEIGLLVFVTSTGFIAPGVDVAVVKELGLSRSISRVVVNFMGCAAAMNAVRIAATYVRAHPSMKALVVCIELCSVNAVFADDINDVVIHSLFGDGCGALVIGASQVRQLLPHGSVVIRSSFTQLLDDAEDGIVLGVNHNGITCELSENLPDYIYRGVEPVVAEVLRDNGLTKSDIDLWAIHPGGPKIIEESVRSLGIAADRAAPSWEVLARFGNMLSVSLIFVLESMVRQVESNKPISTGMAFSFAPGVTIEGILFDIIRESPK; this is translated from the coding sequence ATGAGCACCCCGGAGGGTGGTGTCGTGGTGCCCGCCGCAGAAGTCGACGAGATCGGCCTGACCCAGCTGCCGCCGGCCCCGCCGACCACCGTCGCGGTCATCGAAGGCATCGCGACCGGCTGGCCCCAGCGGACGGTCGGGCAAGCCGACGCCGCTGCGCGGGTTGTCGAACTTTTTGACGATCCCAAACAGCGCCAACGGATTCCACGGCTCTACGAGAAGACGCGGATCGATACCCGCCGGATGGCGATCGACCCACTGGACCCCGACTTCGACGCATTTCGGAGCGACCCGGCGACGATCCGGGACCGGATGAACATGTTCTTCGACCACGCGGTTCCGTTGGCGGTGGACGTGAGCAGGCGAGCGTTGGCGGATCTCCCTTACGGAGCCGACGAAATCGGGCTGCTGGTCTTCGTCACCAGCACCGGATTTATCGCGCCGGGGGTCGATGTCGCAGTCGTCAAGGAACTCGGGCTGTCGCGGTCCATCTCCCGGGTGGTGGTCAACTTCATGGGCTGCGCCGCCGCGATGAACGCGGTGCGCATCGCCGCCACCTATGTACGTGCTCACCCCAGCATGAAGGCGCTCGTGGTGTGCATCGAATTATGTTCGGTAAACGCCGTTTTCGCCGACGACATCAACGACGTGGTGATTCACAGCCTGTTCGGCGACGGTTGTGGTGCGTTGGTGATCGGTGCCAGCCAGGTTCGGCAGCTGCTGCCGCACGGCAGCGTGGTGATCCGCAGCAGCTTCACTCAGCTGCTCGACGACGCCGAGGACGGCATTGTGCTCGGCGTTAACCACAACGGCATCACCTGTGAGCTGTCGGAGAACCTGCCCGACTACATCTATCGCGGCGTCGAACCCGTCGTCGCAGAAGTGCTGCGGGACAATGGGTTGACGAAATCCGACATCGATCTGTGGGCGATCCACCCGGGTGGTCCCAAGATCATTGAGGAGTCGGTGCGATCGTTGGGCATCGCTGCCGACCGTGCGGCGCCGAGCTGGGAGGTGCTGGCCAGGTTCGGCAACATGCTCAGCGTGTCGCTGATCTTCGTGCTGGAATCCATGGTGCGGCAAGTAGAGTCGAACAAACCCATCTCCACCGGCATGGCATTCTCGTTCGCACCGGGCGTCACCATCGAAGGCATTCTGTTCGACATCATCCGGGAGTCTCCGAAATGA
- a CDS encoding sulfotransferase domain-containing protein: MNTASNRVLYRSLMSDNTRWDALELRPGDIIITTPSKCGMTWMQRLVSLLVFDGPDLPGPLSTVSPWFDQTIRPVEEVVAVLQAQRHRRFIKTHTPLDGLALDDRVTYICVGRDPRDAAVSMLHQTTNMDRDRVRELYEAALPAHHRARPPGAMADPRPGPHGPLDEFRDWMEGPAHPPPGVGLAPPQGIGTLANILDQFGKSWERRHAPNVALFHYADLQADLVGELLRLAARLNTDLTGDRARELAGYASLAAMRSRASEIAPNTTDGIWRSDERFFRRGGSGEWQQYFGFHESRRYNDRINQLAPPDLLAWAHEGRRGCDPDG; this comes from the coding sequence ATGAACACCGCGTCTAACCGCGTGCTGTACCGGTCGTTGATGAGCGACAACACGCGCTGGGATGCGCTGGAATTGCGTCCTGGCGACATCATCATCACCACTCCGTCGAAATGCGGGATGACCTGGATGCAGCGGCTGGTCTCCCTGCTCGTATTCGACGGCCCGGATCTGCCCGGGCCATTGTCGACGGTGTCGCCCTGGTTCGACCAGACAATCCGTCCGGTCGAGGAGGTTGTCGCGGTCCTGCAGGCGCAGCGGCACCGCCGTTTCATCAAGACGCACACCCCGTTGGACGGCCTCGCCCTCGACGACCGGGTCACCTACATCTGCGTCGGCCGCGACCCACGCGATGCGGCGGTGTCGATGCTGCACCAGACCACCAACATGGACCGCGACCGGGTGCGTGAGCTGTACGAGGCCGCGCTCCCGGCGCACCATCGCGCGAGACCGCCGGGCGCGATGGCCGATCCCCGGCCCGGCCCGCACGGACCGTTGGACGAGTTCCGCGACTGGATGGAAGGCCCGGCACATCCGCCACCCGGGGTCGGCTTAGCGCCACCCCAAGGTATTGGCACCCTGGCCAACATCCTCGACCAGTTTGGCAAGTCCTGGGAACGGCGCCACGCGCCCAATGTCGCCCTGTTCCATTACGCAGATTTACAGGCCGACCTTGTTGGCGAGTTGCTTCGACTGGCGGCGAGGTTGAATACCGACCTCACCGGCGATCGCGCCAGGGAGCTGGCCGGGTACGCCTCCCTGGCTGCGATGCGGTCGCGGGCCAGCGAGATCGCGCCCAACACCACCGACGGTATCTGGCGCAGCGACGAGCGTTTCTTCCGGCGCGGCGGTAGCGGGGAGTGGCAGCAATACTTCGGTTTCCACGAATCTCGCCGTTACAACGACCGCATCAACCAGTTGGCTCCGCCGGACCTGCTGGCCTGGGCGCACGAGGGACGCCGGGGCTGCGACCCCGACGGCTAA
- a CDS encoding cellulose-binding domain-containing protein, translating to MATPNRYVKRWRTALHVAMSALAGALLGLGAAPVAQAAAATATLSVTSTWQTGFIASFVVTNPNLAPMSDWRLEFDMPVGQSVSHTWNSSIAQSGTHFVLTPANWNRIIAPGGTATGGMRGVLTGTYSPPVNCRINGQPCS from the coding sequence ATGGCCACACCGAACCGCTACGTGAAGCGCTGGCGCACAGCGCTTCACGTAGCCATGTCGGCGTTGGCAGGTGCCCTGCTCGGACTCGGCGCAGCTCCGGTGGCTCAGGCGGCCGCGGCCACGGCGACTTTGTCGGTGACATCGACGTGGCAGACCGGCTTCATCGCAAGCTTCGTCGTCACAAACCCGAACCTGGCGCCGATGTCAGATTGGCGGCTTGAATTCGACATGCCGGTGGGGCAATCCGTCTCGCACACGTGGAATAGCTCCATTGCCCAATCCGGCACGCACTTTGTGCTCACCCCCGCGAACTGGAATCGCATTATTGCGCCGGGTGGTACGGCCACCGGAGGTATGCGAGGTGTGCTGACCGGCACCTACTCGCCACCGGTGAATTGCCGGATCAACGGGCAGCCCTGCTCCTAG
- a CDS encoding LppX_LprAFG lipoprotein encodes MIAKVQSPQVAGNENIDGVATIKVTGTIDPAVVDPLVPPDRQGRQGPLANHSLHRRREGAGRAW; translated from the coding sequence GTGATCGCCAAGGTCCAGAGCCCGCAGGTCGCGGGCAACGAGAACATCGACGGCGTGGCCACCATCAAGGTGACCGGGACGATCGACCCGGCCGTCGTCGACCCGCTGGTACCACCAGATCGCCAAGGACGCCAAGGGCCCCTTGCCAATCACTCTCTACATCGTCGACGTGAAGGCGCCGGGCGCGCCTGGTAA
- a CDS encoding LppX_LprAFG lipoprotein has protein sequence MPITLYIVDVKAPGAPGNPPSAYLVRMVLDKDKGHVTITLSNWGAPVTIPNPQG, from the coding sequence TTGCCAATCACTCTCTACATCGTCGACGTGAAGGCGCCGGGCGCGCCTGGTAACCCGCCGAGTGCCTACCTGGTGCGGATGGTGCTCGACAAGGACAAGGGTCACGTCACCATCACTCTGTCGAACTGGGGAGCGCCGGTCACGATCCCCAATCCGCAGGGATAA
- a CDS encoding transporter gives MNSGTLVGSLIFAAVLVVVIAVVIQLMMRGWRRRAQRQVELIGDLPPLPDEVGAALITTPGLYVGCTLSPAWNDRVAVGDLGYRSKAVMTRYPRGILVERIRAQPIWIPKESIVNIRTERGVAGKVAARNGILAIRWRLPSGTEIDTGFRADNRDEYANWLKESA, from the coding sequence ATGAACTCAGGCACGCTGGTGGGATCGCTGATCTTCGCGGCGGTGTTGGTGGTGGTTATTGCGGTGGTGATCCAGCTGATGATGCGCGGCTGGCGCCGCCGTGCCCAACGGCAGGTGGAACTGATTGGCGACCTGCCCCCCTTGCCCGACGAGGTGGGCGCCGCCTTGATCACCACCCCCGGCCTGTACGTGGGATGCACGTTGTCTCCGGCCTGGAACGACCGCGTGGCAGTTGGCGACCTCGGCTACCGCAGCAAGGCGGTGATGACCCGCTATCCCCGCGGGATTCTGGTGGAACGTATTCGCGCGCAACCTATTTGGATACCGAAGGAATCGATAGTGAACATCCGGACCGAACGCGGCGTCGCCGGCAAGGTGGCGGCACGCAACGGGATCCTGGCCATCCGGTGGCGGCTGCCGTCAGGCACCGAGATCGACACCGGATTCCGGGCGGACAATCGCGACGAGTACGCCAACTGGCTGAAGGAGAGCGCATGA